One Phoenix dactylifera cultivar Barhee BC4 chromosome 8, palm_55x_up_171113_PBpolish2nd_filt_p, whole genome shotgun sequence genomic window carries:
- the LOC103720842 gene encoding aromatic aminotransferase ISS1-like: MGSHAKLSRRALETDTPVMVHIQELIRKAKDPISLAQGVVYWQPPAQSLDKVKEIVWEPSISHYGADEGLPELRHALTEKLRRENNLHKSSVMVTAGANQAFVNIVLTLCDPGDSVVMFAPYYFNAYMSFQMTGITDILVGPSNPKTLQPEVDWLEKTLSGEGNQPIPKLVTIVNPGNPTGAYIPEPILKRISDLCSNAGVWLVVDNTYEYFMYDGLKHSCIEGNHIVNLFSFSKAYGMMGWRVGYIAYPTEVEGFGAQLLKIQDNIPICASIIGQRLALYSLEVGPEWIRERVEKLVKNRELLVKALAPLGKDAVKGGEGALYLWAKLPDKFSNDYEVVRWLVNRHGVVVIPGSASGGPGYIRISFGGLKEAACEVAAERLRRGLEELVRDGMVQ, encoded by the exons ATGGGGAGTCACGCCAAGCTCTCAAGGAGGGCGCTGGAGACTGATACCCCTGTCATGGTTCAT ATTCAAGAATTGATCCGGAAAGCTAAAGATCCCATATCTCTAGCACAG GGAGTAGTTTATTGGCAACCACCTGCACAGTCTCTAGACAAGGTAAAAGAAATCGTATGGGAACCTTCTATTAGTCATTATGGTGCTGATGAAGGACTTCCTGAACTAAGGCATGCATTGACTGAGAAG TTGCGCCGGGAGAATAACTTACACAAGTCTTCTGTTATGGTCACAGCTGGTGCAAATCAG GCATTCGTAAATATTGTGCTTACCCTATGTGATCCTGGGGACTCAGTTGTTATGTTTGCACCATATTACTTCAACGCATACATGTCCTTCCAGATGACAGGCATCACTGACATACTTGTTGGTCCTTCCAATCCCAAGACTCTTCAACCAGAAGTAG ACTGGTTAGAAAAGACTCTATCAGGGGAGGGCAACCAACCTATACCCAAGCTTGTTACCATTGTAAATCCAGGAAATCCAACTGGGGCTTATATTCCAGAGCCCATCTtgaag AGAATTTCAGATCTTTGTAGCAACGCTGGTGTGTGGCTTGTTGTAGATAATACCTATGA GTATTTTATGTATGATGGGTTGAAGCATTCATGTATAGAGGGTAACCACATAGTTAACCTCTTCTCCTTTTCCAAGGCCTATGGAATGATGGGATGGCGTGTAGGATAT ATTGCATACCCAACCGAAGTGGAGGGTTTTGGAGCACAACTCCTCAAAATCCAGGACAATATACCCATCTGCGCTTCGATCATAGGTCAGCGTTTGGCTCTGTATTCCTTGGAAGTTGGGCCTGAATGGATTAGAGAACGGGTGGAGAAGCTTGTGAAGAACAGGGAGTTGCTTGTGAAGGCTTTGGCTCCACTAGGGAAAGATGCTGTTAAGGGTGGAGAGGGGGCCCTCTACCTCTGGGCGAAGCTACCGGATAAATTTTCTAACGATTACGAGGTTGTCAGATGGCTGGTAAACAGGCATGGCGTGGTGGTGATTCCTGGAAGCGCCAGTGGTGGGCCTGGGTACATCCGTATATCTTTTGGGGGGTTGAAGGAGGCTGCCTGTGAGGTTGCTGCCGAGAGACTGAGAAGAGGATTGGAAGAGCTGGTGAGAGATGGGATGGTGCAGTAA